TGCAATTTGTTGGAGCCGAGACAAAATTTGATAAAGGAAACATTTTAGGTTATCGAGCATATAACTATTCTATATTCAAGTGGCTAATAGCAAGAAGCCTTGTTTTGAAAGTCAGGAAAAATTACACTTTTGAAGATTGGAGATGTTTGATAATACTGCCCAGAAACACTATTTCagctaaatttcaaaattttgtcagTGGCACATTTCACATGTGATGTACCACAATTAATTCATTTTCTTCCGACCTTCAGAACGTATTTTCAAACAACGACAGTGCTTTAAGTGCAATCGCTGCTTTTGCTAGCCAATCATCAACGTTGGACGGGCAAGATCATCATGCACAGCATACTGCGGCAGCTCAAAATGTCTATGTTCATACTAGTAGCCCCAACACGGGTGACCCGGCCGTTACAACTCACAGTCCTTACACCCCAGGACCCCCATTTGAGTATCAAATGCCACAAGAAAAAATGGTACTTCCCGTGAAGTAAGTGTTTTTCAGTTATAgataaatcaatatttaatttcattgaTCTTAATCAGAAGTTAAAATTTTTAAGTTTAACACTGACCTTTTTTGTTGGCAGCGATTACCCAGGCGATTatggatttgaaatatattttggagAGAAGACACCATCCGCTCCAAAAAATGCACAATATACGGTAAATATCTTTCTGTATTGTATGGAttgttatttaatattgaaatccatattttaatttcaattttatcttaAAATTTGACGTAATGTTTCAAGTGATAGacaaatttttgtatattttagcTGGCATTAGTTCTCAGCTGATAAAAATTTccttgaaaaatttcaaataatatattacGGTCTCATGTTTTTATATCTATAATCACGGGGCCACAAAACTCTAAAATGCTctaatttgctatattttttcATACAGCATTCTTCAATTCTCAATAAACTATTTGTAAAAATGAACGTTACCTGCCCAATACATTTCAAGTGTAATGTTCCTCCTCCTCAAGGATGTATTATTAAAGCAACACCGATATTTAAACGAGCGCAACATATCAAAGACATTGTAACGAGATGCCCGAACCATAAAATCACAGATACAGGTTCGTTCAATTTTGATTGCATCTTCGCAAAACGATCAGTAGGTTATTTATTGGATTCGCTAGGTAGATATCTCCGGTTTTTAAAATCCTGGTTGAAACTTCTCTTTGTAATCAAACCCTGTTCAATTACACATTATCTATTGAAAACTAATAAATGTTTAACCGGTGAAAGAATGACTGGAACAATTTCTAAATTGTAGTAGAATTGCTAGTAATACACGACAAAGATTACATGTATTTTGTTCTGATGGAATTTCAATATGAAGAATAAAATTCTTGTTCAAGTGTAATGAATGATATTTAAGATCATGTGTAATCGGGACTTATTTGCACTCCAATATCCGTGACTTTTCCAACTTCAAGTCCCAAATATTTTATCTTGTTGATACAATAAACTACAATCTGACAACGACTGTTTTCAGTTGAAAACAACCTTTAACCTTCACAGAGTTTAAAATGCCAAGTCATGTCCCCCACAAAGCAATATTTTCCAACTATACAAACAATGTTCTTTACGCTTTTCAAGTAAGCAAACAGTCGTTGTCATTGATAGCTTTAATATTAGAAATTGTCTGGCAACGGCAATTTGTGTTTGATGGGATGGTTTGCAAGTGTTTGCAGCGACTCAgccaacaacaaaaatattgtaatactgtatttcaaaactacaaattttaaatttcaatattggCTACTTggattaatttaatatattcatGTTTTCAGGAACTCCAAATCATATTCCCGTGAACCATTTAATACGCGTAGAAATGCCTACCGGTCGCCATAATGTGCAGTATAACTACGGTGCAGATGGAAGAGAGAGTGTATCAGTATTATATGAAAATCCACAGGTATGTcaataatttatcaattttttacatacaaaTCGGTAGATCGTAGATTGTGTGGtttcttaaaaaaataaatatttggtacatcatgaaaattattaaacaatctggattaaaatatatattttgtagcAAAATCAAAcgtcaaaaaatcaaaattgttttgcgCAATGGACAAATAATTCAGTCTATTTATAAAAGAAATAACAACTGTATATCATAAATGCATGATTTCCAAACTAAACCATGTTTTGGTGTCTTACTTGAGCATTTGAATTTTACGTGTTTTTTGTCGCTATACTGTCGAATTTTTCTCGCCCTCTTCTATATATTTAGTGCAATGTGGTCTCAGAGAAACGTATTTTGTTATTCACACAAATATACAGTAATATGCTATGTTTATATTTCAAGGTTGGAACAGAATACAGCACagtattattcaaatttatgtgTTTGTCAAGTTGTGTGGGCGGAATAAACAGAAGACCTCTTATGTTGGTGTTTACGTTTGAGAATATGGAGTGAGTTGATGCTACCGTTGCTTTTCttgtgtatacaaaatttttgaaatgtttattttaacaaatttgaattgtccaataaaatttcaatttagatGATTGGATAACTGgacaatttattaattttagttgtttttcCCTGTGTTTGAAATGTTTTGAGAAGTTCTTAAGTTGTGGTTAGAACTATATTGTTCTTTAATCAATTATTtagtaatttttgattcgtttttttattgattATCAAACTATTTTCACAGAGGTCAAGTTTTAGGCAGAAGGGCTGTGGAAATGCGTGTTTGTTCATGTCCCGGAAGAGATCGTGCCCAAGAAGAAAAGCGTGTCATGAGGAGAGACACTCTCACTCATGGACAATGCAAAAGAGAGGAACAGAATTGTGATATTCCAGAAATTCGCGAACGAAGTGAGTACAtatcgaaatatatatatatatatatatatatatatatagacagagagagagagagcgaaaatgtcaatttatttcaattttttttataaaaatcggACAAAAAATAGGAACACGTCGGATCTTTAcctatataaaattaaaattgttggtTTAAATTGACCGAACAGATACGCACGATCAACAAATTAATCCAGTCCGTGACTACGCCAATACATGTTCCACCGAAAATTTCCAGTAGATCCAGAAAACTGTCTGATCGTAATGTCAAGTCCAAATTATCCGAATTACATTTATTACACTTACAAAACGGTAAAAACAAAACTCGTTGTGGGCATActctttcatatttttgttcatttcagATACAGAAACAGTTGTTTCACCAGTTTCAAGCTTACTCGGAAAACGAAGAAGACAAAATGGAGATCCGGAATCggaagaatattttttaaaggtTTGTTTCTTTGTTATATAACAATAGCGTCCTGATGCATTATCTTAAAAacactgatttttatttaatcttGGGCACTCGCGCCACTAATCTTGGGCACTTAATATGACTGTTGACAATGTTACATCTTTGGTAAATATACTTTGTATTCTATTTATGTGTCTATTTATTTTGTTGTAGATTCGTGGGAGAGAAAAGTACGACATCTTGAAGCGAGTTAAGGAAGCTCTTGACTTAATGGAATACGTAGCTCCCCGACAACAAGAATTATATAGAATTCACGAACGAGAAGAAGGCAACAGACTCGTGAGACAGTAAGTGGATTTTAGATAACATTGTTCGATTGATATTGCACTTGACTGTAACTCTCAATAATGCTGAAACTTTTTCCACATCGAATTTAAAAACTTTATATACAATTGAGT
This genomic interval from Styela clava chromosome 15, kaStyClav1.hap1.2, whole genome shotgun sequence contains the following:
- the LOC120334251 gene encoding cellular tumor antigen p53-like; its protein translation is MSQLVIQNDMTNVFSNNDSALSAIAAFASQSSTLDGQDHHAQHTAAAQNVYVHTSSPNTGDPAVTTHSPYTPGPPFEYQMPQEKMVLPVNDYPGDYGFEIYFGEKTPSAPKNAQYTHSSILNKLFVKMNVTCPIHFKCNVPPPQGCIIKATPIFKRAQHIKDIVTRCPNHKITDTGTPNHIPVNHLIRVEMPTGRHNVQYNYGADGRESVSVLYENPQVGTEYSTVLFKFMCLSSCVGGINRRPLMLVFTFENMEGQVLGRRAVEMRVCSCPGRDRAQEEKRVMRRDTLTHGQCKREEQNCDIPEIRERNTETVVSPVSSLLGKRRRQNGDPESEEYFLKIRGREKYDILKRVKEALDLMEYVAPRQQELYRIHEREEGNRLVRQIATRFLKREHDQHLNKGTILQSKLINNNSSGGGHSSNFKF